TGATAAGATCAAAAGCTTTGTCATGAATGAGACTTGTTTAGTACTTGATATGGTTTCACGAAGATCGAAAAAATGTAACTATCGAAAGATAATAGTAAGAATGTTAAGAATATTGAAATTCTTACAAAAAACAAGATCACATAAAAGATGAACAGCTATTTTAAAAGTGCCATTCGTACATTTGAAAAATGAAATCTAAACTGTTTATCAGCATTTTTTACTGCTTATTTTCATTTAATTCTTTCAGCCAAAAAGTAACATACAACGATCTAAAAGGAAAATGGCAACTACAAAACACGCCAAACATGACCATGTTTTTTAATTTCATCGATGCAAAAAACATCCAGGTTATTACTGCTGCTAATGGAGCAAGTGATGACCATTCTTTTGACACTGCATATGGCACATACCAATTAGATACTTCATCAAATAGTACTAAATTAATACTATTTAAGGCAAGCAATAATGTTGATAAAAATTCAGATACGCTACTTATAAAAATAGACAAGCTGAATATATTAAAATGCCAAAAGAATACGCTCTCCGGTAACTGGGATGATTTAGCTGATACACTTTCTTTTGCGAAAGTAAAAGAACAATAGATCAATCAATTTTTGGCTTGAAGCTCAAAACAGTTTTACCACCCGGATAAAGCCTGGATTGCATAGGTGTGAATTTCTGTATGCTGTCGAGTGAATTAAAAATAGTCATTCCCTCTCCCATGGCTGTTGGATTTATAATAAGATGGTATTCATCAATAAGTCCATTTTTTATTAATGATGAAACAAAGCCTGCACCGCCAAACACAAGAATATCTTTTCCGCTTTGTTTTTTTAAATTGGCAACTTCTTCTGTAAGATCTCCTTTTGCTAAAGCAGTGTTGTTCCAGACTGATTGCTCAAGTGTTTTAGTAAAAACAACTTTTGAAATATCCGCTATCTTTTTTGCAAATGGATGAGAAGGGTTTTGTGACGCTTCACCTTCCCAATATTTAATAATGCTTTCAGCGGTTTTTCTACCAAGTAAAAGAGTATCTGAAGTATCCAATAGCGAATTGAGAAATTCTATAAATTCTGTATCAGGGTTCCATGTCATCCAATCACTTTTTCCATTTGTTCCGCCAACAAACCCGTTTATGGTCATTTGCATTTGCAATTTTACTTTTCTCATTGTTATTGATATTTAGTGAATACAAATCTCGCTAACAAATCCAATATTATTGCAGTGTAAATACGACAATTGTAGAGGTGAAATGCGTATCTAGCAATACCAAATTTCCTTTTTCTTTAAGTCAATTACCATTGGTCCGCCACTACAGGCTCCTACCTCTTTTGCATTCATATCTTTCATGGAATGTGCAATGATCCATTGCTTTGTTTTCCGGTGTTTAATTAAAATGCCTTCATCAAATACATCTCCATATTTTATAAGCGTTAAAGTGCTGTCAGTGTAGATTACTTTTATACTATCTCCTTTAATTACTACTTTACATTTTGCAACAATTGGAGCATTCTCATACTCAAAGTCTCTAATAGAGAATGTATATGTGCCGTCTTTCAACTTTTGTCCAAAAGATGAAAAGCAAGTAAAAGCAAAAAATATGATTGCAAGAAATTTAAATTTCATTTTTATATATCAAGTTTTGTTCCATGTCCGACACCCTTCCTTGACTATAATGCGTGTCACGAAGCATTTCTAAGGTTCTACATAAACTCGATTTACATTCGAGATACTTTCGACTATTCCTACTATTGAGCTCTTAGGTATCAATCCTATCGTCCTTGAATCTGTTGCATCTATAAAGTTATCACCAACACAAAAGTAATAGTCATCATTGAGCTTGTTTCCTAAATCTATATGAGATAAATACGTAGGTGCCAGAGATAAAATAGCGTTATCAATGATTTGATCTTTCTTTGGAACTATTAATGGTCCAAAATCAAATTTGTTAGAATGGTTCAAACCTTTAAGTAGCCTATTATCAACAAATGAAGAGTCAAACTTCAAAAGATAAATTGAGTCAACTATATTGACAATATTGGAATAATCTTCTTTTGTTATATAGAATATGTAATAATCATTATTCCAATGTCTATTTTTATATTTTTCTAAAATATCGCCCTTTATTTGTGTCATGTAAACCATATAAGGCAAAACTTTTTCATTAGGGGGCATGCAGTATTTGTTGTTTAGATAAATATCTCCATTTCTTATTTCCACGGTATCTCCTGGAAGACCTTCAACTCTGGAAAAATTGATTTCATTTGATGAAGACAAAGAGAACCCAATTATGCAATTATATTTAACAGGTAAATTTTTATTAATAGTTACCTGTGCGTCTTGAGTTATCGTGTTTTCCATGTCAGCGCCACTAACTTTAACCTTAATTTTCTGATTAATGTTACAAGAAGAAATAACACAACTACATATCCCTAATAATAAGCTGGGTTTCATATACGTCTATTTACTATAATTTATTGGTTTTAATTTGACATATTCCCAATGCCTTGGTTACTGTGCTTTATTGAAAATTCGGAATTGACGGATTCATTACCCACATCACTATCATTGCTATAATTCCTCCTAATAACATCAAAGGGAAAAAGAGCTTTATCTGTTTGGCTGTTTGAAATTTTAATAATCCGGGATGGCGTTCCAGAAATTCAGCTCCATTTTGAAAATAAATCCATTTGATACTTAATGTCCATAATAACACTATCGAGAAATGAAATATTAAAACGATAGGATTCATCTGCCGGGGAGCAAAAAAATCGAAAACACTCTTTGTTAATCCGCTTAAATTACCAATACCTATTATTACCCATGGAATATTGCCATAGAAAATAATGCCTTTGAAAAGTTTTTCATAACCTTCTTCTAATTCCGGGTTGGCAGCAATATAGCTTTTTGATTTTGATTTAAGGGTAAGAGCATTGGCAATTGTAACCATTATAAAAATTATCCAGGTTTGCTTAAATATTAGTTCTAAAAAGATTCGCATTTTTGTAAAGTTAAGAACCAAGGCGAAGCCATTACTTATATTTTTGTCTTTGTAAAAGAGCGAACTTCCACTTCAACGCTCTTAAGCCTTTCTACTTCTTCTGCAAATTGTTTTTCATCAAGTATGATTAAATCAATATTAGTCAGCCCCATTGGTCCAAAATTATTTTCCGTCAAGTAATAGCCATTTGATAATTTAATAAACGCCGAATGATCAAAATCAATCTCATTGTTATAGTAGCTAAAATAAAAATCTACAATTTTTTGTTCTACAAAAAACTTCTTTGCTTTTTCATTAACAGGTTCTCCTGTGTCGAACATCGTTTTAAAGAAATTTAGATTGTCTTGTGTCAACTCCAGATAATCTTCCCTATCAAAATGTGGAATATCAATAATTTTATCGTTTGAAAGCTTAATATAGGAGTGAAAAGCTTGCATCCCATATTCGTTTTCCGGAACATAATGATATCTTAGTTCCAAAATCTCTTGCCCAATTAGCTCTGATAATTTTAAGGTATCCATATAGGTGCTCAAGTATTTAATGTAGTTTCGCAAAGATCGAAATAATATAAATATCGAAATACAAATAGCACGAAAGATGAGAACATCTATGTATACATTTGTTTCTACAATGCCTCGATCCCTGTCTTCACATCCTAGGCGAAGAAATCTGCCAAAAAACAATAAAAAATGAGTAGAAATTTATTTGCCTTAGTATCTATATTTTTTATAGCCTTTCTCTTTTCTTGTGTAAAACATCAAAAAAAATCTAATTCTGTAATTGGTAAATGGAAAATATTATCGGCACATATTGTAAAAGATTATGTTTCTTTTGCCGATTCTGTGCCTAAGTATACTCGATTTATTAAGGATTCAATAGTAAGCGATTCAGTTATAGTAGAATTTAAAAAGGATAGCACTTTAAGTTATTTTGACGCCACTTTAAATAAAAAATCTCCTATTCAAAAATTTGTGTTTGTAGGCGAAAATGCAATATTACAATTCCATGTACGCGATACAGATCACTTTTTAATCGATGGAGATACGTTATTACTTTGGAAAGTAAGAAAATATCCAAGCAGGTTTACTAGCGATTCAATAATGGCAAAAATGCTACGTATAAAAAACTAACTCCACCATGGTCTCCAATGCCTTGGTTCATGTCTTAACGAACCATTTCTAATAGCCAATCATATATACATTTGAGAACACCATCCAAATTGAAGAGATTGATTGATGCGAATGATCCATGGGACACGACCAAAGCAAAGAAAAAATATTTCATCGCTTTATGCCAAATTCAACGCTGTAACCTTTACATTTTGCATCGCTAATGCTTCTGCCGGCAGCTTGCCGACTATTTCTTCTTTTAAATTTTCCACCAACTTCTTCCTTGGAAAGTTTACAGAAGTTACAATACTTATTTCCCTAACCGGTTTAGGATTGGCAAACTCACGAATGTTTTTCTTTTGCGCAGGTTTTAAGTTTTGCACCGCCAGCTTGGGCACAATCGTAATACCATGATGCTTATCTACCAAATTCACCAATGTTTCAATGCTGCCTGCTTCGTAATGCAAGTTTTCAGTAGCAACATTCTTTTTCTTTAGTTCGCACAAATTAAAAATCTGATTACGCAAACAATGTCCTTCTTCTAATAGCCATAAATGATTCAGGTTGATCTCTTTTGGCAACAGGTATTTTTTCTGCGGCAGCTTTTCGCTTTTGGTGGCATACACAAAAAACTCTTCAAAAAATAAATGCGTCTCTAATAACAGTGCATCATTCAAAGGAGTTGCCAGTAAGCCAATGTCCAGTTCATTTGTTTTTAGCTTAATGATTATTTCATCCGTTATCATCTCTTTTACAAATATTTTCAAATGCGGGTAACGTGCCGTAAACGATCTTATAAATAAGGGTAATAGTGATGATGCTAGTGTTGGAATAATTCCGATGTGCAACTCTCCTGTTATCTCTCCTTTCAACTCTGCCGCAAATGCTTTTAAATGATTGGCTTCTGCCAATATCTGTCGTGCCCGCAAAATAATAGCCTCCCCGTTTTTGGTAGGTGTAATGGGTTGTTTGGTGCGGTCAAATATTTTAACGCCGAGTTCTTCTTCCAGCTTTTGTATCATCATGCTCAAGGTTGGTTGAGTTACAAAACATTTCTCTGCAGCCTTGGCAAAATGCCGGTAAGTGTCTAAAGCAACAGTATATTCCAGCTGTGTTATCGTCATAGATAAAAACTATTAGAATATAAAAATAATCAATTTGATTTATTATCGGCAGATCGGTAGTTTTGGCTCGCAAAAAACGATTCGCCCAGATCAATTCATTTACATTAATCTAAAAAAAATTATGAGCAGCAACAACCCTCACGGTACATCCACTAATGGTGGCGATATATCAAAATGCCCGTTTCCTCATGGCATTCTAAACAAAATAGGCGGCACCCGAAATCATGATTGGTGGCCGAACCAATTAAAACTAGACATCCTGCGTCAACATTCTTCTCTTTCTAACCCAATGGGCGAAAAATTTAATTATGCAGAAGAATTTAAAAGCCTTGACCTGGATGCCGTAAAAAAAGACCTCTTTGCTTTAATGACGGATTCAAAAGAGTGGTGGCCGGCAGACTACGGACATTATGGTCCTTTTATGATCCGCATGGCATGGCACAGTGCAGGCACTTATCGTATCAGCGATGGTCGTGGTGGTGCAGGAAGCGGCACACAACGTTTTGCACCGTTAAACAGCTGGCCGGACAATGCCAATTTAGATAAGGCACGTTTATTATTATGGCCGATCAAACAGAAATATGGCAAGAAAATTTCCTGGGCTGACCTGATGATATTGTCGGGTAACTGTGCATTGGAATCTATGGGCTTTAAAACGTTTGGCTTTGCCGGCGGACGGGAAGATGTATGGGAGACGCCGGAAGATATTTATTGGGGAACCGAAAAAGAGTGGTTGGGTGACAAACGGTATAGTGGCAATCGTGAACTGGAAGATCCATTGGCTGCTGTGCAAATGGGATTGATCTATGTAAACCCGGAAGGGCCAAATGGACATCCAGACCCTATTGCTGCAGCAAGGGATATCAGGGAAACATTTCGCAGGATGGCAATGAACGATGAAGAAACCGTTGCATTGATCGCCGGCGGACATACATTTGGTAAAACTCACGGTGCCGCAGACCCTAAAGTACATGTTGGCAAAGAACCTGCCGGTGCTTTTATTGAAGAAATGGGAACAGGCTGGAAAAATGCATTCGGTAAAGGACACTCCGATGATACTATTACCAGCGGACTGGAAGGCGCCTGGACCACCACTCCTACTAAATGGAGCAATAATTTCTTCGAAAACCTTTTTGGCTATGAATGGGAATTAACTAAAAGTCCTGCCGGTGCACAACAATGGAAACCTAAAAACAACGCAGGTGCAGGATTGGTACCCGATGCACATGATGCTTCCAAACGCCATGCACCGTTTATGTTAACTACTGATCTTGCATTAAGAGTTGATCCTGCATACGAAAAAATATCAAGAAGATTTTATGAACATCCCGATGAGTTTGCGGATGCATTTGCACGTGCATGGTTTAAATTAACACATCGTGATATGGGACCACGTGCACGCTATTTAGGAAAAGAAGTTCCTGCAGAAGTATTGATCTGGCAAGATCCTATTCCTGCTGTTACTTATAAAGCAATTGATGATGCAGATATTGCTTCATTAAAATCTAAAATATTGGGAACCGGATTAACTGTATCAGAATTGGTAGCAACAGCATGGGCTTCTGCAGCTACTTTTCGTGGCTCTGATAAACGTGGCGGTGCTAACGGAGCACGTATTCGTTTGGCTCCGCAAAAATATTGGGAAGTAAATAATCCAACGCAGTTATCAAAAGTATTAGATGTATTGGAAGGTGTGCAAACAGAGTTTAATAAAGCTCAAAGCGGCAAGCAGGTTTCATTGGCAGACCTGATCGTTCTGGCAGGAGGTGCGGGTGTTGAACAGGCAGCGAAAAATGCAGGTAAAACTATTACGGTTCCGTTTAAACCCGGTCGTGCGGACGCATCGCAGGAGCAAACGGACGTAGAATCATTTATTGTATTGGAACCTATTGCAGATGGTTTCCGCAATTATTTAAAAAGCGGTCATCATGCTTCAAAGGCAGAAGATTTTTTGGTTGACAAGGCCCAACTACTAACATTAACCGCTCCGGAATTGACTGTATTGTTTGGCGGCTTGCGTGCTATCAATATTAATTTTGATGGATCACAACATGGCGTGTTCACTAAAACACCCGGAGCTCTTACGAATGATTTCTTTGTTAGTGTTCTGGATTATAATACAGGATGGAAAGCCACTTCAGAATCGCAACATTTGTTTGAAGGCCGCGACCGTAAAACAAATGAGGTTAAATGGACAGGAACACGTGTTGACCTGGTATTTGGCTCTAACTCTGAATTGCGTGCATTGGCAGAAGTATATGCATGTGATGATGCTAAAGACAGATTTGTACAGGACTTTGTAGCGGTATGGAATAAGGTAATGAACTTAGACCGCTTTGAATAAGACAGCCAATGGAGAACCATTAAACATAAAGGAGAGCAGTTGCTCTCCTTTTATTTTTATGTAATAAACTATAGTTCTTTATTCAGCTTTGTTGTGTCACTCACTTGTACGGCTTATTAATAATGAGCTTTATTGAAGTGTAACCATAATGATCAATTATTACGCATCCGGAATTTGAGGTTCTACTAATTTTTTCAATTTCTCTAAAGACTCCTGCCAGCCTAAATAGCACGCTTCAACAGGAATTGCTTCAGGAATTCCTTCCTGTATAATTTTTAATTCTGTGCCAACAGAAACTTTTTTAAACCAAACAGAAGTATTCATTTCTCCGGGTAAGTTGGGATCATCAAACTTATCAATGTATTTAATAAATTCATTAGGCTTTATCTCCAGGTATTCTCCTCCAAAAGATTGCTTGCTGCCGGTAGAGAAATTAGTAAAAGACATTTTATACCTACCTCCTACACGAAAATCCATTTGCTGTACTTCTGCAAAAAAACCGTAAGGAGGTAACCATGCCAGAAACGCACCCGGCGTTGTAAATGCACGATATACTTTTTCTGGGCTAGCACTAAGCACACGATGTAATGTTACAGTATGATTTGACATATAATTAAAGTTTTATTCCTACTCTTATGGCTTTTCGGTTACGCCCGTTTAATGGTAGCTGCTCCTGAATGGTGTGTCGGAAAAACCATGCCATATTAAAATTGATATAGCAGGCGCTTTTCGAATAAACCGGGAAAAACGCAACAAAAAGCAAATGGATAATTTTATGATGTATTTATTAAATTGTTTGAATAAAGATTTCTAAATCAGTTGCTTCTCCTTCAAAACGTTTGCCGTCTATAAAAAAAGTAGGTGTTTTATTTACACCACTTCGGAGACCGGTATAAAAATCATCATCTATCTTTTTAATAAGCATTTCATCTTCCATATCGGCGGCAAACTTTTCTACATTTAATAGCAAGTCTTCTGCTCTTTGTAAAATATGTTTATGCAATTGATGTCTTTGGTCGGTAAATAAAGAATGATGCATTTCCCAAAACTTATTTTGCCTGCCTGCTGCTTCTGCAGCCTGCGAAGCAATTCTTGCTGAAGGATGGATCTTAGATAACGGAAAATTGCGGAATACAAACTTTATTTGGCTACCATGATCTTCCAATAACTTTTCCAATACAGGATATGCTGCACCACAAAAAGGACATTGATAGTCGCCATACTCCACCAATTCAATGCGTCCATCGAGATTGCCTTTTATGTGGTCACCTTCGTGTACCGGCTTTCTTAATTCCATATAATTTTATTAACTGATTCTCCGATGTAGCAAAGTAATCTAATTTAACCGCCGCTTTAGATATGCTTGCAACGTTTCGGCAAACTCAACATGACAAGCATATCTAAAAGCTGTCAGTCTGAGCTTGTCGAAGACGGGCTTTTAAAATACTCTATCGACTTCCCACATCCAAGAAAGTCAGATTTTATTAATTAGTTTCAGTACTTTCTCTAAGCAATTGTAGCAAGTTGTCTGCGCCTCCATCAAACTTTTTCCCATTTATAAAAAAAGAAGGCGTGCCATTTACACCGCTGCGAATCCCGCTTTCAAAATCGGCATCTATCCTATTGGCCAAGTCTTCTTCTTCCAAATCGTTGGCAAACTTATCCATATCCAAACCTAAAGACGTAGCACGTTGCAATAGATCTTTTGTATGTAAATGTGACTGATCATTATAGATAGCATCATGCATTTCCCAAAACTTTCCTTGCAAAGCAGCCGCTTCTGCTGCTAATGCAGCAATACGTGCAGATGGATGAATTTCTGATAAAGGAAAATTGCGAAACACAAATTTCACTTGGCTTCCAAACTCTTTCATCATTTCATTTAATACAGGATATGCAGCGCCGCAATACGGGCATTGATAATCGCCATACTCTACAATTTCTAATGTTGCTTTTAAATTTCCTTTGGCATGATCTTTTTCATTTATGGCGGGATGTAAACTCATTGCTTTTATTTTACAAGATTATTATTCAAATCGTTTATTAGAACGACTTATCCAATTGTCACCAGTGATTCCAATGCATCCAAAATACCATCTGCACCCGGATTAATAGCTGTTGGCGATACAT
The Ferruginibacter albus DNA segment above includes these coding regions:
- a CDS encoding SRPBCC family protein — encoded protein: MSNHTVTLHRVLSASPEKVYRAFTTPGAFLAWLPPYGFFAEVQQMDFRVGGRYKMSFTNFSTGSKQSFGGEYLEIKPNEFIKYIDKFDDPNLPGEMNTSVWFKKVSVGTELKIIQEGIPEAIPVEACYLGWQESLEKLKKLVEPQIPDA
- a CDS encoding calycin-like domain-containing protein, giving the protein MKFKFLAIIFFAFTCFSSFGQKLKDGTYTFSIRDFEYENAPIVAKCKVVIKGDSIKVIYTDSTLTLIKYGDVFDEGILIKHRKTKQWIIAHSMKDMNAKEVGACSGGPMVIDLKKKEIWYC
- a CDS encoding DsbA family protein; the encoded protein is MSLHPAINEKDHAKGNLKATLEIVEYGDYQCPYCGAAYPVLNEMMKEFGSQVKFVFRNFPLSEIHPSARIAALAAEAAALQGKFWEMHDAIYNDQSHLHTKDLLQRATSLGLDMDKFANDLEEEDLANRIDADFESGIRSGVNGTPSFFINGKKFDGGADNLLQLLRESTETN
- a CDS encoding DsbA family protein, with the translated sequence MELRKPVHEGDHIKGNLDGRIELVEYGDYQCPFCGAAYPVLEKLLEDHGSQIKFVFRNFPLSKIHPSARIASQAAEAAGRQNKFWEMHHSLFTDQRHQLHKHILQRAEDLLLNVEKFAADMEDEMLIKKIDDDFYTGLRSGVNKTPTFFIDGKRFEGEATDLEIFIQTI
- a CDS encoding dihydrofolate reductase family protein, which translates into the protein MRKVKLQMQMTINGFVGGTNGKSDWMTWNPDTEFIEFLNSLLDTSDTLLLGRKTAESIIKYWEGEASQNPSHPFAKKIADISKVVFTKTLEQSVWNNTALAKGDLTEEVANLKKQSGKDILVFGGAGFVSSLIKNGLIDEYHLIINPTAMGEGMTIFNSLDSIQKFTPMQSRLYPGGKTVLSFKPKID
- the katG gene encoding catalase/peroxidase HPI, with the translated sequence MSSNNPHGTSTNGGDISKCPFPHGILNKIGGTRNHDWWPNQLKLDILRQHSSLSNPMGEKFNYAEEFKSLDLDAVKKDLFALMTDSKEWWPADYGHYGPFMIRMAWHSAGTYRISDGRGGAGSGTQRFAPLNSWPDNANLDKARLLLWPIKQKYGKKISWADLMILSGNCALESMGFKTFGFAGGREDVWETPEDIYWGTEKEWLGDKRYSGNRELEDPLAAVQMGLIYVNPEGPNGHPDPIAAARDIRETFRRMAMNDEETVALIAGGHTFGKTHGAADPKVHVGKEPAGAFIEEMGTGWKNAFGKGHSDDTITSGLEGAWTTTPTKWSNNFFENLFGYEWELTKSPAGAQQWKPKNNAGAGLVPDAHDASKRHAPFMLTTDLALRVDPAYEKISRRFYEHPDEFADAFARAWFKLTHRDMGPRARYLGKEVPAEVLIWQDPIPAVTYKAIDDADIASLKSKILGTGLTVSELVATAWASAATFRGSDKRGGANGARIRLAPQKYWEVNNPTQLSKVLDVLEGVQTEFNKAQSGKQVSLADLIVLAGGAGVEQAAKNAGKTITVPFKPGRADASQEQTDVESFIVLEPIADGFRNYLKSGHHASKAEDFLVDKAQLLTLTAPELTVLFGGLRAININFDGSQHGVFTKTPGALTNDFFVSVLDYNTGWKATSESQHLFEGRDRKTNEVKWTGTRVDLVFGSNSELRALAEVYACDDAKDRFVQDFVAVWNKVMNLDRFE
- a CDS encoding S26 family signal peptidase; translated protein: MKPSLLLGICSCVISSCNINQKIKVKVSGADMENTITQDAQVTINKNLPVKYNCIIGFSLSSSNEINFSRVEGLPGDTVEIRNGDIYLNNKYCMPPNEKVLPYMVYMTQIKGDILEKYKNRHWNNDYYIFYITKEDYSNIVNIVDSIYLLKFDSSFVDNRLLKGLNHSNKFDFGPLIVPKKDQIIDNAILSLAPTYLSHIDLGNKLNDDYYFCVGDNFIDATDSRTIGLIPKSSIVGIVESISNVNRVYVEP
- a CDS encoding hydrogen peroxide-inducible genes activator — encoded protein: MTITQLEYTVALDTYRHFAKAAEKCFVTQPTLSMMIQKLEEELGVKIFDRTKQPITPTKNGEAIILRARQILAEANHLKAFAAELKGEITGELHIGIIPTLASSLLPLFIRSFTARYPHLKIFVKEMITDEIIIKLKTNELDIGLLATPLNDALLLETHLFFEEFFVYATKSEKLPQKKYLLPKEINLNHLWLLEEGHCLRNQIFNLCELKKKNVATENLHYEAGSIETLVNLVDKHHGITIVPKLAVQNLKPAQKKNIREFANPKPVREISIVTSVNFPRKKLVENLKEEIVGKLPAEALAMQNVKVTALNLA